A genomic region of Mechercharimyces sp. CAU 1602 contains the following coding sequences:
- a CDS encoding replication-relaxation family protein, with amino-acid sequence MNKFSNILPKWEMSDSKWTIEMLLGMEKNPFKFSLQSRDLDILQFLLEHRFLTTHQISILLFPDGIHGLRSTQRRMKTLYNVGLVMKVRPRDGDPGSKPNIFGLTHLGKDLLIRSSRVHSDEAAAVFYSLEENIIEFSYMLHDLHLNEFCLEIFKEANNRKLSFEWLPTKLCRQHVKLPNGKYRVVEPDAIFIFTTDQGQKVLHVEYERSADPRRFREKITRWKLYRRQQTWKEKYDTEPFICVVGDRESWETGGRKRRVVRSIDPLRKIAYGEAFNKIAFLPVDEVEDQTWNCLPYPDNSLSLWDQLEL; translated from the coding sequence AGCAACATCCTTCCAAAATGGGAAATGTCAGACTCGAAGTGGACAATTGAAATGTTATTGGGTATGGAAAAAAATCCTTTTAAATTTTCTCTTCAATCGCGGGATTTAGATATACTTCAATTTTTATTGGAGCATCGCTTTCTAACAACCCATCAGATTTCCATTTTACTTTTCCCTGATGGAATCCACGGGTTGCGTTCAACACAGAGAAGAATGAAAACTTTGTATAATGTCGGATTAGTCATGAAAGTGCGTCCACGTGATGGAGACCCTGGAAGCAAGCCAAACATCTTTGGTCTAACCCATCTAGGAAAGGATCTGTTGATTCGAAGTAGCAGAGTTCATTCAGACGAAGCAGCAGCAGTTTTTTATTCGCTTGAGGAAAACATAATTGAATTTAGTTACATGCTACATGACTTGCATTTAAACGAATTTTGTTTAGAAATATTCAAAGAGGCTAATAATCGCAAGCTGTCTTTTGAATGGTTACCTACTAAACTTTGTAGACAACACGTGAAACTCCCCAATGGCAAATACCGTGTGGTCGAGCCGGATGCTATATTTATTTTTACTACAGATCAGGGACAGAAGGTTCTCCATGTCGAGTATGAGCGGTCAGCAGATCCAAGACGATTCAGAGAAAAGATTACAAGATGGAAGCTCTATCGCAGGCAGCAAACATGGAAAGAGAAATACGATACCGAGCCATTCATTTGTGTTGTGGGAGATCGTGAAAGTTGGGAGACAGGAGGAAGGAAAAGAAGAGTTGTTCGTTCAATCGACCCTTTACGGAAAATCGCATACGGAGAAGCATTTAATAAGATTGCTTTTCTACCTGTCGACGAAGTAGAGGATCAAACATGGAACTGCTTGCCTTACCCCGATAATAGCCTTTCACTATGGGATCAGCTTGAATTGTAA